The Caldisalinibacter kiritimatiensis DNA segment TATAAGCATATATTATTAACCTTTTAAATATTACAGTTAATCTAGTACATTTAAAATAAATGGAACTAAAATAGGTACTGCAGTTGATAAAATAACCCCTGTTATAAAAGATATTATTGAAGTTTTAGCATTTGTAGATTTTGATATTACCGGCAATGAAGTATCCATAGCAGTAGCTCCTGCTGGTGCTATACTTTCAATATCACCTATATACTTTGCTATAAATGGTATACTAACAAGTGCAATAATCTCTCTAACGACATTTGTAATAAAAGCAAGAGCACTTAATTTGGTAGATTCGCTTGCTAAAATCATAGCAGATAAAGTATACCAACCAAAACCTGCTCCAATAGCTCCACTTTCATTAATAGGTAAATCTAAAATTACCCCGGCTATAATACTACCTACAATACTACCAATAATTATCATAATAGGTATTAATAAAATTTTCAACCCCATCTTTTTTATTTGATTAAATATATCCTTGTTTGTACCTATATCTATACCAACAAAAAATAACAATACACACAATCCTATATCTATTATAACGTCTGTATATTGTAGAATATATTCAGGTAATATCACATATCCAAACCCAATTCCTAATAATACTGATATAATAATGCTAACACTCATTTTTCATTTCCTCCTTGTCATTTCCTTTGGTTACAAACCCCCTTACAAATTTAACTAATATTATACTAAATAATATTGAAAAACTTGAAATGACAATGGCTTGATACCCCAATTCTGCAAAAGAAGTTATGACTTTCTTATCTGCTCCTATTCTTATACCCATAACAAAAAGTAAAAATAAAAGTGAAATATTCTGTATTTTTAATAATTGTCTTTTTAGTTTATCAATACCTAACTCGTTATAGCCAATTAGAATGCCAATACCTAAAATACATAAATATAGTATTAATCTCATCCCATTATAATTCCCCCTTAACCTACAAGTTTAATAAAGGTCGTAGCTTATTTGCTACGACCTGATTATACTTCCATAATAATAGGTAAAATCATAGGATTTCTTTTCATCTTTTCATATAAGTAATTTCTTAATGCATCTCTTATACTTGATTTTAATGTTGCCCAATCAGTAATTTTATTCTTTTGACATTCATCTAAAACTTCTTTAACTACATTTTTTGCTTCTTCCATTAAATCTTCCGATTCTCTTACATATACAAATCCTCTTGAAATTATATCAGGTCCGGCTACAACCTTACCTTCTTCTTTAGTTATTGTAACCACAACTATTATTAATCCATCTTCTGATAGATGCTTTCTATCTCTTAATACTATGTTACCAACATCCCCAATTCCTAGTCCATCAACCAATATATTGCCTGCAGGCACATTCTGAGCAAATTTTCCTTCATCTTTAGTAAATTCTATAACTGAACCATTTTCAGCAACAAATATATTTTCTTTATCCATACCTAGTTCTTCAGCTAGTTGAGCATGCTGCTTTAGATGTCTATACTCACCATGTACAGGAATGAAAAATTTTGGTTGTAATAATCTATGCATAAGCTTTAATTCTTCTTGACAAGCGTGTCCAGATACATGTACATCAGCTAGTGTTTCATAAATAACATTTGCTCCTTTTTTAAATAATTGGTTAATAACCTTAGCTACTGTTTTTTCATTTCCAGGAATAGGTGTAGCTGATATAATAACCAAATCACCTGGTACTAGCTCCATTTTCTTGTGATCTGAAGAAGCAATTCTTGATAGAGCAGACATTGGCTCACCTTGACTTCCTGTTGTTATAACTACAATTTCATCTAAAGCATATTTGTTCATATCATTTATATCAATAAGTGTCCCATCTGGTACATCTAAATACCCAAGCTCTCTTGCCACTTTTACAACATTCACCATACTTCTTCCCGATACAACAACTTTTCTATTATACATAACAGCAGCATTAATAATTTGCTGTATTCGATGAATATTAGATGCAAATGTGGCAACAATTATACGTTGCTTTGCAGTTTTAAATATATCAATAAAGGTCGAGCCAACTGTTCGCTCTGACATCGTATATCCAGGTCTTTCTACGTTAGTACTATCAGCCATAGCTACCAATACACCTTTTTTGCCCAATTCAGCAAATCTGTGTAAATCCATAACTTCTCCATTTATAGGCGTATAATCTACTTTGAAATCTCCAGTATGCACTACTACTCCAACTGGAGTATTTATGGCTAATGCAACAGAATCAGGAATACTGTGACTAGTTCTTATAAACTCTACTTCAAAACATCCTAACTTTATTTTTTGTCCCGGTTTTGTAACTCTAAGCTTAGTATTCTTTAATTTATGTTCTTTAATCTTATTTTCTACAAGTCCTAAAGTTAATTTAGTACCATAAACAGGAACATTTATTTTTTTCAAAACATAAGGTAATGCTCCAATATGGTCTTCATGTCCATGAGTTAACACAATTCCCTTAATCTTTTCCCTGTTCTTAAGTAAATACGTTATGTCAGGTATAACTACATCTATACCTAACATTTCATCTTCTGGAAATGCAAGACCACAATCTATAACAATTATATCCCCTTTATATTCAATAACTGTAATATTTTTACCTATTTCGTATAATCCTCCTAGGGGAATTATTTTTAATTTTGATGTTCTTTTTGCCACCGTACCACTCTCCTTCTTTCCTTTGTCTTATAATTTTTGTCATTAAATCACGTTCAAATTTATTACCTTATGTAAAATAAATAAAGCCGTTCAAATTAACTTAGAACTTATATTAATTTACTAAACGCTAAAATCATTATTTTATAATAGTCTAACCGTATCATTAAATAATAATTTATCATTTATAAATATATTCATTAAAAAATAAATCCCCATCTGGGGACTTATTTTTGGCAGTCTTTACAATATCCAAAAAACTTCACATTATGGTCAACTACCTTAAATTCTCCCTCTTTTTCTATTTCTTCTTCTAAATTTTCTAGTAAATCTACTTCAACCTCAATAACCTTACCGCAATTTAAGCAAATTAAATGATGGTGATGATGGTCTCCACTACATGTATTTAGTTCATATCTACTACAGCCGTCGTTAAAGTTAAGTTTATACACAATATTTAATTCTTCAAGTAACTGTAGAGTTCTATAAACCGTAGCTAACCCTATCTCAGGATACTTGTCTTTCACCTTGTCATATATTTCTTCAGGACTTAAGTGTCCACCTTGATTTTCTGCTATCACATCTACAATTATTCTTCTCTGAGTCGTTAACTTATATCCATTTTCCTTTAGTTTTTCTTTTAATGTATCGAATATAGAGTCCATACTTCCACCCGCTTTTTTGTTTCTATATATAGTCTATATCTATAATATTTAAAAGTCAACAAATGCGTTACTATTTAGACTTAATTGTGTTAATATTACTTAATTATTTTCTAAAAATCACTTATTATCTACCAATTTTTGTTTTATTAACCACCTGTTTTTTTAAATTTTATATCAATTTCTTTATCTATACATATTGTTTTCCTTGTAACTTTACAAATTAAAGGAACTATCTTTACACCATTATTATATGCTTTTCTTAAACAACTTGAAAATTCTTTGTCCATTTCCCAATTAGGCATAAAAACTTCAGCGTCATCTCTTTGTATTATAAAGAATACAGCAGTTTTTACCCCTTCCTTTGTTGCTTTAATTAATTCATTAATATGTTTTACACCTCTTTTTGTAGGTGCATCGGGAAACATTGCAATTTTATTCCTTACAAAAGTAACACATTTTGCTTCAATCAAAGCATTTTCTTTACCTATTAAACCAATATCAAATCTACTATTACCATATGTTACTTCTCTTTTTACTTCATTATATTCTTTAAAGTAATTCAACTTTTTCTCTTGAAACCCTTTATATAATAATATATTAGGAATTTTAGAATCAATATTAACTAATATATTATTATAATATACCATTAATAAATCAAATTTAGTTTTACGTTCTGTTTTTTCTACTTTTCGTACTAATACTTTAGCTCCTTCAACTAATAGTTCTTTCATCCGTCCAGTATTAGGTACATGTGCTTTTTCAAGCTTATTGTTTATATAAACCTCTGCTATAAATCTATTAACTCGTCTATGGAAATACCCTTCTAATATATTACCATCTATCTTT contains these protein-coding regions:
- a CDS encoding lysine exporter LysO family protein, with translation MSVSIIISVLLGIGFGYVILPEYILQYTDVIIDIGLCVLLFFVGIDIGTNKDIFNQIKKMGLKILLIPIMIIIGSIVGSIIAGVILDLPINESGAIGAGFGWYTLSAMILASESTKLSALAFITNVVREIIALVSIPFIAKYIGDIESIAPAGATAMDTSLPVISKSTNAKTSIISFITGVILSTAVPILVPFILNVLD
- a CDS encoding LysO family transporter, which codes for MRLILYLCILGIGILIGYNELGIDKLKRQLLKIQNISLLFLLFVMGIRIGADKKVITSFAELGYQAIVISSFSILFSIILVKFVRGFVTKGNDKEEMKNEC
- a CDS encoding ribonuclease J, yielding MAKRTSKLKIIPLGGLYEIGKNITVIEYKGDIIVIDCGLAFPEDEMLGIDVVIPDITYLLKNREKIKGIVLTHGHEDHIGALPYVLKKINVPVYGTKLTLGLVENKIKEHKLKNTKLRVTKPGQKIKLGCFEVEFIRTSHSIPDSVALAINTPVGVVVHTGDFKVDYTPINGEVMDLHRFAELGKKGVLVAMADSTNVERPGYTMSERTVGSTFIDIFKTAKQRIIVATFASNIHRIQQIINAAVMYNRKVVVSGRSMVNVVKVARELGYLDVPDGTLIDINDMNKYALDEIVVITTGSQGEPMSALSRIASSDHKKMELVPGDLVIISATPIPGNEKTVAKVINQLFKKGANVIYETLADVHVSGHACQEELKLMHRLLQPKFFIPVHGEYRHLKQHAQLAEELGMDKENIFVAENGSVIEFTKDEGKFAQNVPAGNILVDGLGIGDVGNIVLRDRKHLSEDGLIIVVVTITKEEGKVVAGPDIISRGFVYVRESEDLMEEAKNVVKEVLDECQKNKITDWATLKSSIRDALRNYLYEKMKRNPMILPIIMEV
- a CDS encoding Fur family transcriptional regulator — protein: MDSIFDTLKEKLKENGYKLTTQRRIIVDVIAENQGGHLSPEEIYDKVKDKYPEIGLATVYRTLQLLEELNIVYKLNFNDGCSRYELNTCSGDHHHHHLICLNCGKVIEVEVDLLENLEEEIEKEGEFKVVDHNVKFFGYCKDCQK
- the sfsA gene encoding DNA/RNA nuclease SfsA — encoded protein: MKLKIDGNILEGYFHRRVNRFIAEVYINNKLEKAHVPNTGRMKELLVEGAKVLVRKVEKTERKTKFDLLMVYYNNILVNIDSKIPNILLYKGFQEKKLNYFKEYNEVKREVTYGNSRFDIGLIGKENALIEAKCVTFVRNKIAMFPDAPTKRGVKHINELIKATKEGVKTAVFFIIQRDDAEVFMPNWEMDKEFSSCLRKAYNNGVKIVPLICKVTRKTICIDKEIDIKFKKTGG